The Stratiformator vulcanicus genome has a segment encoding these proteins:
- a CDS encoding DUF3854 domain-containing protein, with product MPKAPEPLPVSAYDLKDLQSSGLTYETVKANRIHTDRTRTNLVFPYPNLNGEFNDFSRKKPHNPRVTDSGKIIKYEQPAGSPPRAYFPIAAIKKLKDEGQPLFITEGEKKALALAQEGYAAVGIGGVECGQSNGEPIADIAALPLQGREVYVVFDFDEKPTTRENVQKAKSRLAKALYAAGVRTVFHVAMPPSPNGEKYGVDDLLVEEGPRKLNLLVNSAAPIRGGHNSLNLISSANSDTPTLDRTALHGVFGDYIDAIAPYTEATAAGILAHLLSATGAIIGPGPRLWAGGWQPARINTLVVGRTATGLKGTSATMAGLALSRAYPDFYKDRKASGLSSGEGLIVQVQDVWTEGEDGEDELVITDKRLWVLEPEFSRVLANMKRETNILSQILRETYDSGNLSTLTVNPRTVSGAHISVIGHITPAEFKDRIPGIEAVNGFLNRFLIWLVESDKVMPLADPPPEKLLNGFIWQFRQAIDFASDRDGVELSPEAKALWNQVYPELRREQEGLVGAVTARGKSIVLRLALLYALMDCCPIVWPVHLRAALAVWQYSIDSAAILFKDARTRPVTLADKVLDRLREGRLKTSDFYSTLNVSANELRPTLEALVGAGRVQKTKVSPEGRGRPTEYWSLVVKEN from the coding sequence ATGCCGAAAGCTCCCGAACCGCTACCCGTCAGTGCGTACGATCTGAAGGACCTTCAATCGTCCGGCCTAACGTATGAGACGGTTAAGGCGAACCGAATCCACACGGATCGAACTCGAACCAATCTCGTCTTTCCGTACCCAAACCTCAACGGCGAGTTCAACGATTTCAGCCGTAAGAAGCCTCACAATCCGCGCGTCACCGACAGCGGAAAGATCATCAAATACGAGCAACCAGCCGGAAGTCCCCCGCGAGCATATTTCCCAATCGCGGCGATCAAAAAACTCAAGGACGAAGGTCAGCCCCTCTTCATCACCGAGGGGGAAAAGAAGGCGCTGGCCCTCGCGCAGGAAGGTTATGCTGCGGTAGGGATCGGAGGTGTCGAATGTGGACAGAGTAACGGCGAACCGATTGCCGACATCGCCGCGCTGCCGCTACAGGGTCGAGAAGTTTACGTTGTTTTCGACTTCGACGAGAAACCCACCACACGCGAGAACGTCCAGAAGGCCAAGTCTCGACTCGCGAAAGCGTTATACGCTGCGGGGGTTCGTACGGTCTTTCACGTCGCCATGCCCCCGTCGCCGAACGGGGAGAAATACGGGGTTGACGACCTTCTCGTGGAGGAGGGACCGAGAAAATTAAATTTACTAGTTAATTCGGCAGCGCCGATTCGAGGCGGACATAACTCTCTTAATTTAATTAGTTCGGCGAATTCGGATACGCCGACTCTCGATCGAACGGCACTCCACGGCGTATTCGGCGACTACATAGACGCGATCGCGCCCTATACAGAGGCCACTGCCGCCGGAATCCTCGCCCACTTGCTTTCCGCCACCGGAGCGATCATCGGTCCCGGTCCGCGCCTTTGGGCCGGAGGCTGGCAACCGGCGCGGATTAACACCTTAGTCGTGGGCCGCACGGCAACCGGTCTTAAAGGTACGTCGGCGACGATGGCTGGTCTTGCCCTCTCTCGCGCCTACCCGGACTTCTACAAAGACCGCAAGGCGAGCGGCCTTTCATCCGGCGAAGGGCTCATCGTGCAGGTTCAAGATGTTTGGACGGAAGGCGAAGACGGCGAAGACGAACTCGTCATCACGGACAAAAGACTCTGGGTCCTCGAACCGGAGTTCAGCCGCGTCCTCGCCAATATGAAACGGGAGACTAACATTCTCAGTCAGATTCTCCGGGAGACTTACGATTCCGGCAATCTGTCGACGCTCACCGTCAATCCGAGAACCGTCTCGGGTGCTCATATCTCCGTCATCGGGCATATCACGCCCGCAGAGTTCAAGGACCGCATCCCCGGCATCGAGGCCGTCAACGGCTTCTTGAACCGATTCCTGATTTGGCTGGTTGAGTCCGACAAGGTAATGCCGCTCGCCGATCCTCCTCCTGAAAAGCTGCTGAACGGTTTCATCTGGCAATTCCGGCAAGCGATCGACTTCGCCAGCGACCGAGACGGTGTTGAGTTATCGCCGGAAGCGAAAGCCCTTTGGAATCAGGTATATCCCGAACTCCGGCGGGAGCAGGAGGGGTTGGTCGGCGCGGTCACCGCACGCGGCAAATCAATCGTACTCCGTCTTGCGTTGCTCTACGCCCTGATGGATTGCTGCCCGATCGTCTGGCCTGTCCACCTGAGAGCGGCTCTGGCCGTTTGGCAGTACTCAATTGACTCCGCCGCGATCCTCTTTAAGGACGCACGCACGCGGCCAGTCACACTCGCTGACAAGGTACTCGACCGACTGCGGGAGGGTCGACTTAAGACATCAGATTTCTACAGCACGCTGAATGTCTCGGCTAATGAACTGCGGCCGACGTTGGAAGCATTAGTCGGAGCGGGTCGAGTACAGAAAACGAAGGTCAGTCCCGAGGGTCGCGGTCGACCGACCGAGTATTGGTCTCTTGTCGTAAAGGAGAATTGA
- a CDS encoding helix-turn-helix domain-containing protein, with protein sequence MDIELDKLLTTAEVAERLGIRQHSVVDLINSDQLRGIDVSLKPGGRPTWRVHPDDLEGFIARRTKKQRPARKRRKRNPAVREYY encoded by the coding sequence ATGGATATTGAACTCGACAAACTACTCACGACGGCGGAGGTCGCCGAACGGCTCGGCATCCGCCAACACTCGGTCGTCGATCTCATCAACAGCGACCAACTACGCGGGATCGATGTGAGCTTGAAACCGGGCGGTAGACCGACGTGGCGGGTCCATCCGGATGATCTGGAGGGCTTCATCGCCCGGCGGACAAAAAAACAGCGACCGGCTCGCAAGCGTCGAAAGCGGAACCCGGCAGTCCGGGAGTATTACTAA
- a CDS encoding tyrosine-type recombinase/integrase, translated as MSTDSNRTKSSAASRPKKPRPDFPLYAHACGRWAKKVRNKVHYFEKWTEDPQGDASLERWLDEKEDLYAGRKPAPKAEPDELTIRDLANHFLTSKADDRDEDRISPRTFGDYRAVTDLIVKVFGPNRAVTNLGPADFKRLRKEITKTRGAVAERNVIQRVRSVFKYALDNAMIQQPIVFGSDFKRPSARIIRRERRAARKESGDRMWEPHEIRLVLSYLRGEDLREPGESEPKPRRKPHRPVIAMVLLAANGGLGQSDLSNLPIDAVDLESGWVDYPRPKTEVERQFALWPETVEALRDWMDVRKGIDVKDSADADLLFVTERGSRWVKSNPNGSPSDGIGQEFNKAITALGIKRPGIGFYALRHGFETIAGETKDQVSVDYIMGHADDSMAAVYRERVGRDRLRAVTDHVRRWLFGGEPEPPKKLKELKNVGDSGPNLTNLISSTESGPGAAADDPPTLRIFDGGEVA; from the coding sequence ATGTCTACGGATTCTAACCGAACGAAGTCTTCCGCTGCCAGCCGACCGAAGAAACCACGTCCCGACTTTCCGCTGTACGCTCATGCTTGTGGCCGCTGGGCGAAGAAGGTTCGCAACAAAGTCCACTATTTCGAGAAGTGGACGGAAGACCCGCAAGGCGACGCGAGCCTTGAGCGGTGGCTGGACGAAAAGGAGGACCTGTACGCCGGTCGTAAGCCCGCCCCGAAAGCGGAACCGGATGAACTGACGATCCGCGACCTCGCGAATCACTTCCTCACTTCCAAGGCCGACGATCGTGATGAGGACCGGATCAGCCCCCGGACCTTCGGCGACTACCGAGCCGTAACCGACCTCATTGTGAAGGTATTCGGTCCGAATCGAGCGGTGACGAATCTCGGACCCGCCGATTTCAAGCGACTCCGAAAAGAGATCACTAAGACTCGGGGAGCCGTCGCCGAACGTAATGTCATTCAGAGGGTTCGGTCGGTCTTCAAGTACGCCCTCGACAATGCGATGATCCAGCAGCCAATCGTATTCGGTTCCGACTTCAAGCGACCATCAGCCCGGATCATCCGGCGCGAGCGTAGGGCCGCGCGGAAGGAGTCGGGCGACCGTATGTGGGAGCCTCACGAGATTCGGCTCGTCCTCTCCTACCTGCGGGGGGAAGACCTACGGGAGCCGGGCGAGTCAGAGCCGAAGCCGAGACGTAAGCCTCACCGACCGGTTATTGCGATGGTCCTACTCGCCGCGAACGGAGGGCTGGGTCAGTCCGACCTTAGCAATCTTCCGATTGACGCCGTGGACCTCGAATCGGGCTGGGTCGATTACCCGCGTCCAAAAACTGAGGTTGAGCGGCAGTTCGCTCTTTGGCCGGAGACTGTCGAGGCGTTGCGGGACTGGATGGACGTGAGGAAGGGGATCGACGTGAAAGACTCCGCCGACGCGGACTTGCTGTTCGTGACCGAAAGGGGATCGCGCTGGGTGAAATCGAATCCGAACGGCTCGCCCAGCGACGGTATCGGGCAGGAGTTCAACAAGGCGATAACCGCGCTCGGAATCAAGCGACCGGGCATCGGCTTCTACGCACTACGGCACGGTTTCGAGACGATCGCCGGGGAGACTAAGGACCAGGTCTCGGTCGACTACATAATGGGGCACGCCGACGACTCGATGGCGGCGGTATATCGGGAAAGGGTCGGACGCGACCGACTTCGCGCCGTTACCGACCACGTTCGCCGATGGCTGTTCGGAGGGGAGCCGGAACCACCGAAGAAATTAAAAGAATTAAAGAATGTCGGCGACTCGGGACCTAATTTAACTAATTTAATTAGTTCGACGGAATCGGGGCCGGGAGCCGCCGCCGATGATCCGCCGACGCTCCGCATCTTCGACGGCGGGGAGGTTGCCTAA